The Polyangium mundeleinium genome contains the following window.
CTTCGGGGACGCCGGTGTTTCCGCTCGAACGCGTGCCGCTCGACGAGGACGAGCTCGCGCGGGAGCTGTTCGGCGCGACGCCCGTGCGTGGGCACGACGAGCCCGAGCGTGGGCGTGGCTGGCGGGATCAATATCGTGGGCCCACGGAGGCCCTGCTCGTGGAGGAGGAGCCCGCGCCTCCGGACAAAGTTGACCCTTGTGCCGAAATGCCATTGCCCTCGGCAAAACGATGGCCCTGGGCCGGGCTCGGCGCGGTCGTGGCCCTGGGTTGCTTTGGCCTGTACCTGCTGCGCGGGACGAATCCGGGCGCTGAATCCGTGGCAGAATCGCCGGCGCCGCTCCTCACGCCCGGCGCGGATGCCGCGCCGCTCGGCGTCGCGCGGCCCGCTGCGCCGCCCTTGCCGAGCCCGTCTTTCGCGGCGCCGACCCCGCAGCACAAGGCTGGCGCGAGCGTCGCCGAGCAGGAGGGCGCCTCCTCGAACAAGCAAGCGAAAGCGCGGTCGCCGAAGGCGTCCCGCAAGCCGCCGCCGGTCGTCGGGGGCCCGCCGAGGTTTTGACCGTCCGCGTTTGGCAGGGAACGTCGCCGCGCCCCGGGGGAGCGCGGCGACGTCGTTTTGCGTGAATCAGTCGAAGGCTTGCGTGGTTGCGCGGACGCCCGCGGGCGCCGGATCCTGGGGATCGCTGCCCTGGCCGCCCGGACCCTCGAGCCCGACCTCGAACGAGACGCCCGTGGCCGGTGGTGCATTCCCCACGTAGGCAATCCCGATCGAATGCCCACCGCGACCGCCGCCGCCGTGGCCGCCGTCACCGCCCTTGCCGCCGCTCCCGCCGTAGCACCCGGGCTTCAAGGGGGAAATCAGGGGCGGCGCGCCGCCGATCCCTCCCGCGCCGCCTTTGCCGCCGGCCTGGCCTGCGGCCCCGCTCCCGCCCTTGCCGCCGCTCGCCGTGACGATTGTGACGGCCTCGAACGAGAGCCTTGCGTCGAGGCTCATCAGGCCGAAGCTCCCGCCGCCCGCGCCGCCGCCCGCGCCGCCTTTGCCGCCGCAGCCGCCCGTGCCGCCGCTGCCGCCGCCGGCCCCGTGGAGCGTGGCGCTCCCCGTCTGGCATTTGTTCGCGCCCGACCCGCCCAGGGCGGCTCCGCCGCCGCCTCCGGCCAATCCCACGCCACCTTCGCCGCCGCTCGTCCCCGTTGCCCCAACGTATCCATCCGTCGAAATCGTCCCGATCTCCGCGCCGTGCGCGCCGTGCGCGCCGATGCTTCCGTTCACGCCGGCCCCGCCTGGCGTGCATTCGGTCAGCGTGAATTCTTCGGGCTCGCCGCCCTGGCCACCGCTCACGTCCTTGCCGAACGAGCTATTGCGACCGGCCTTTCCCCACGGCGACGTGCCGAATCCCCCCGAGCCGCCCGTTGATTCGACGGTGCCACACGCCGAGGAGAGTTCTTGCACCGTGCCGTACGTGCACGCGGCAAACCCCATTTTCCCGGTCGCGCCGGCGGTCGCGCCGGTCGCTTCCATCGGCGGGGCAAACCCATCCGCGCCGA
Protein-coding sequences here:
- a CDS encoding PGRS family protein → MRRHGARSALALLACAAGAVAFGGCGLDMFADCSVTKTCAGEASSQAACPLGEDPSRPSPCGLYVAASGKDDNPGTAERPLRTLRAAVEKAQTQGARPIYACAETFIEPLVLRGGEVLHGGYNCTGGAPWTTQAGVTTLSASANEVPLRVGAEGPTVVTNFKVVAADAVPSGASSIAVIADRADLKLVRCHLEAGLGADGFAPPMEATGATAGATGKMGFAACTYGTVQELSSACGTVESTGGSGGFGTSPWGKAGRNSSFGKDVSGGQGGEPEEFTLTECTPGGAGVNGSIGAHGAHGAEIGTISTDGYVGATGTSGGEGGVGLAGGGGGAALGGSGANKCQTGSATLHGAGGGSGGTGGCGGKGGAGGGAGGGSFGLMSLDARLSFEAVTIVTASGGKGGSGAAGQAGGKGGAGGIGGAPPLISPLKPGCYGGSGGKGGDGGHGGGGRGGHSIGIAYVGNAPPATGVSFEVGLEGPGGQGSDPQDPAPAGVRATTQAFD